The Novipirellula caenicola DNA segment CTCCGTTGACCATTCTTTGGCACGCATGATCTCCTTTACCCAATTCGCGATACTGCTCGGATCGACGCTTGTCGTCTGGTCGCTGGTGCACTTTGCCGTGGCTTGGTTCTTCGAAGCCCAAATCGTTCGCAAACGGTTGGCGACATCTGATGATACACCGGATTGCAGCTTCGCTCCCAAAGCTTCGGTGCTGATGTCGCTGCGGGGGTGTGACCCAAGGCTAATGTTGAATCTGCGAGGTTTGCTCGGCCAAGCCTACCATGACTTTGAGATCATCGTGGTGATCGACAGCCGCCAAGATCCAGCTTGGCAAGTGGCACAGGAGGTCAAATCGACCGACGACACTGCCGACCGCTTGAAAATCTTTGAGTTGCAGGAGCCCTCGTCGACTTGCAGTCTAAAATGCAGTTCCTTAGTGCAGGCGGCACAGCAAATCCGCAGCGATGGTGAAGTGGTGGTGCTGGTCGACGCCGACGTCGTTCCTTACCCGAATTGGCTGCGTGATGCAGTGCGACCACTCGTGATTCCCCAAATCGGCGTCGTGACAGGAAACCAGTGGTACGCTCCTGAAAGCACGGATACGGGGGGCATCGACACCGGTTCGCTGCTACGCAGCATCTGGAATTCGGGGGCGATTGCAGCGACGGCGATCAATGCCAACCCATGGGCGGGTACGTGTGCGATGCGGCTTGCGGATTTGAAGCGATCCGGGCTGATCGAAAAATGGACGACCTCGGTCGTCGATGATGGACCGATCAAACCGGCATTTGATCGACTCGGACTACAAGTCTACTTTGCCCCCCAATTGATCATGGTAAACCGAGATCAATGCACGCAGGCCTTCGCCGGGCGATATGTGACGCGGATGTTAACATGGTCTCGGATCTATGAGAAAACGTTCCTCAACACGGTGGTGCACGCGGTGGCGTTGGTGACGTTATTGGCAAGTTCGATGACCGTCTTCGCAATCGCCTTGTTGAGCGGAAACGCCATTGCAGCATCGTCGATGGGATTGTCGATGCTGATTTCCAATCTTGTCATGTTCGCCGGCTTCCGATCCACCGAGCGTGCGGTCCGTCACGCGATTCGCTGCCGCAGCGATGAGCCCCCAATGGCACCGATGGGATTGGCAACGTCGTTGCGAGTCTTTTGGTTGATTCCGATCTGCCAAGTGGCTCACGTCTACTGGACGATCAAAGCAATTTTCGCACGCCAAGCAGAGTGGCGAAATATCACCTACCGATTGCATCCACAACAGCGAGTCGAAATGGTGGCCTACCAACCTTTTGTCGCCGACGCGACCATCTGCATGGCACCCCAGCGGTCGATTTAATATGATGCACCACCCCATCCTCGTTTGTGGTTGTCCTGGATCGGGCACCAGTCTATTGGCAAAGATGCTCCGACACAGCGGTGTGTTTCTAGGCGCGGACGCGGGTCCGATAAATGATCGCAAGTTTCATGAATCGGTAAGTTTCCGAGACGCGAACAATCGAATCTTGTCCTCCACGATTGACTTTCCCCATTCGCCAAAGGGAGTCATACAATTTCGCAAACACAACGAACGAATGTCCGCCAATCTCGACACAATCCTGCGGTCGATCGATGCCGCAGCGATCCAGCAACGGTTCTGGGGTGCCGAAGACCGCGACCAGCCTTGGGGTTGGAAGGACCCTCGTAATTCGGCAACCGCTTTGGTTTGGAAATCGCATTTCCCGGATTTACGAATCCTGATGCTCGAGCGTCAATGGCGTAAGAGTGTCGCGACCGAGCGAGCGAATAGTCTTGCCGGCGAGTGGTTCCGCAAACAATCATGTGCCGACATCCGCCACCTGTACCAAAACCCGGTTGGCATTGATCGAGCGGACATCATCTACGTCGACTTTGATCGTTTAATCGCAAGCGGCGACGAGTTGAATGCAACACTCACGGCCCTCGGTTTGGATCATCACCGCGTCGAGAATTTCCAAGGTTTCTCAGCCAAAGTCGGTCTGGAATCTCCATCGCAGTGGGTCAGAGCGAATCGAGCTTAGATCCATCCCCCCGGAATGCGGATGCAAAGCGAGGGAGGGAGTGGATCTTGCTAAAGGTCCTCATGACGCGGGATCTTTAGCAAGATCCACTACCTAGAAGTTCGTTGTTTTGGTTTTGGTCCGGGCAAAGATGTGTAGATCGGCGACTGAATCAGCCGCTGGATGAACGTCTCGGTGGACCACAAATGTTCTTTTCGCTGCTGCAGGTATGCGGCGGTTTCTCGGATCAGTTCATTGTTTCGCAACTTGTCCGCAGCTTCCCGCAAATCATCGAAGTAAAAGGGGTAGTCGTCCCCGAGATACTCTCGAACGGCGGGCAGCGGATTCGTCAGCACTGGGGTACCACGGGCAATGCATTCGACAATCGAATTGTTCGCATTGGCCTGCCACAAACCGACCAACATGATGTTTTTGCAAAGCAGTTCGTCGAACGCTTCGTTGGATAATCGCGGAGGACACTTCACACGCACCAGCCGCCGTTTTCGCATGCCTTCACAACCGACCGCACGCTGATGATCAAAGCCACCACCGGTTAGCCAGATGCGGCGAAAACCTCGAACGGGCAACTCATAGATTGGATAAAACCGTCTCAGCCAACACCCCAACTGGACAATCGCTTTTCGCCGGTTGGCTTCGTACGCTTGAAACGAAAACTGCGGTACCGCCAACTCCGTCGGCAATCGAAGCACTTCGATGGGGACGGTCAAGCGTTCGCGAAGCTGAGTGGCCACGTGTTCCGAGAGCGTGAAAATCCCTCGGCAATACGGCAGACTCAAACTCAAATTAGGATGGTAATTCAACAGGAATTCAAGGTCCGAGCGTCCGCCATGCACCGCAGCCATGTGCGGCGGTGCTTCAAACGTTTGGTGAGCGACTCCGATCCATGGCTTGCGAAACGGACCGATCTGAAACATCGCATCTTCGAGTTCGCCAAGAAAGAGACATTCCCCCTCGGGATGAAGCAGTTGCTCGGCCACCGCGGCCTGAACGTGGCCCCATCCACTGCGGTGATGAGCCCACCGCACGGTGATGGGCGAAGTCAAACGTCGATCGGCGACACTCGCGGGTGGTGCTTGCGATACGTTGCTATCGCTGCGGGGTTGTGTCATGGAAACCGATGAAGCGTTTGGGGGGGCAGCATGATTTGCCGAGGACAGCACCGATTCGTTTCGTTGCGATTGATTCGTCACGACCTATTCATAACGAAGTGCGTCGATTGGATCGAGCATCGAAGCTTTGCGAGCGGGATAATAACCGAACACGATCCCCACGCTGGCAGCGACTCCCACGGCGACGATCGGAGCCCAAAACGACATCTCATTCGGCCACCCCATCATCCAACCAATGATCGTGGAACTGGCGTGACCAAGCGCGATCCCAAACAGCCCGCCGATCAAACACAACACCGTCGCTTCGATCAAAAATTGCCTCAAGATCGCATTGCGATTCGCTCCGACCGCCATACGCAGACCAATCTCTCGCGTTCGTTCGGTGACCGAGACGAGCATGATGTTCATGATCCCGACGCCTCCGACCAATAGCGAAACACCTGCGATGATCAATCCAAGTGCCGACAACCCCGAGACGACTTGCTTGGTCACCCTCGAGACCTCGGTGATGTCTTGAATTTGAAAGACGTCGGGATCGACGTCATGGCGGCGAGAGAGGACTTGGCGGATCTGCTCGCGTGCCTCGGGAACATGCTCGGGCGTCAAGGCCTGGACATAGATTTGGCTTAGATGTTCGTTGCGAGTCGATCGTTTGACCGATGCAAATTGCATCTTTGGCATTTGATCTTCAAACGTGGCCATGCGACTGATGGAATTGGACCGACTGTTGATGCGGTATTTGAAAGTGGTCCAGGGCGCTAGCATGATGTCGTCTTGATCGTTACCGATCACATCGCCGCCTTTGGCCTGCAGCACGCCAACCACGCGAAGCGAGACACCGTTCGCACGAATCTCTTTACCAATCGGATACTCATCATCAAACAGATCGCTTGCGACCGTTTGACCGATCACACACACTTTTTCGGCGTCAAAAACAGCGTCGTCGCTGAAGAGTTGCCCCATATCCATCTCGGACCAATTTCGGCCGCGAAGATAATCGGGCGAGCTGCCCAGTACAAACGTGGGCCGGCAACGACGGTTGCCGTACACCAACTGAGCTTGCCCATGAACAATCGGCGCCGTCAACCGAACGGCGGGACATTGTTCTTGCAACAGCGCGACATCGTCGGGGGTCAGCGGCACATAGCGACGACGGCGGCCTGAACTAGGCGTGTAAGTGGACGAAACGTTTAACATGTTCGCCCCCATACTAGCGACGGTATCTTTGATCGCCCGCGACGAACCGCTGCTCAGTTCCATCACGTTGACAACCGACGCGACTCCGATGATCACGCCTAACATCGTCAACACGGTACGCAGCGCATTGGTGCGCAGCGACGAAAGCGACACGCCTATTGCATTGATCGTGGATGCGAGCACTTGTCCGGCGGCATGATTGTCCAGCGAAACCGCTTCGGAGGTGGACGTCGGCTTCGTATCGATTCGCGGATATGCCGACGCGTTGGCTTGATCGCTGGCAATGATGCCGTCCTTCATGTGGACCACGCGATCGGCACTTTTCGCCACCTCGGCATCATGTGTGACGACCACCAACGTGATCCGGTGCTCGAGATTCAGCTTGCGAAACAGCTCGAGGATTTCTTGCTCGGTTTTCGAATCCAGATTGCCAGTCGGTTCATCCGCCAGCAACAGTTGAGGACGATTGATCAATGCTCGAGCAATGGCAACCCGTTGACGTTCACCACCCGATAATTGGTTGGGCGCATGGTCCATCCGTCCGGCCAAACCAACGATGCTGAGCAATTTCTTGGCGTATTCGACTCGTTCGGCCTGGGTACGATCATCGGTCGCGTAAAGCGTCGGAAGCAGCACATTGTCCAGCGCCGAGGTGCGTGGCAATAGGTTGAAGTTTTGAAAAACGAAGCCGACGTGACGGTTGCGAAAGACCGCCAACTCGCTACCGGACAGACTGGATACATCGAGATCGGCGAACTTGTAGATGCCCGCCGTGGTGCGATCCAAGCTGCCGAGTAGATTCATCAGCGTGGTCTTGCCCGACCCTGACGTGCCCATTAGCGCAACGTACTCACCCGCTTCTATATCAAGCGTGATGCCTTTGAGCACCGGCAACGGAACGTCACCGACTTGGTACGTCTTGCAAATATCGCCTAGCTCGATCAAGCGTGCGGCTCCGGGTAGGGTTGTTACGAGTCGTGGATCTTGCCAAAGACCCTTCGAGAGGAATCGAGGAATGAGGAGTCTTTGCCACGGGATCTCTAGCGAGATCCACGACGAGGAACGTTAACGCAGTGTTTTTGCGGTTGGAATGATTCGGGCTAGCGTGGTGCGTTTCACTTCACCGACCACGACCGGCAACGCTTCTTCGAATCCTTCGCCGACGACCTCGGTTTGCACTCCGTCATCGATACCAACTCGAACAGGCAGAGGACGCACTTTTCCGTTTTCGCTTGGCACCCACACATAGGCAGACTCGCCCTCGGTTGGACCATTTGGATCCTCGCTCGACACGATTGAATCTGTGGCGACGGCTTGTTCCATTTGTTCCGCACCGGGCCACCACTGCAGCGCCCCGGTGGGTACCAACCAGGCTTGATTTCGCCGGATGATTTCAAATTCAACATCCGCGGTCATGTGCGGCATCAGTTCGACATCGGGAGGATCAATCGCGACGATCACGTCGTAGGTGACAAAGTTGCCATGCATGCGAGCGTTGAGCAGAATCTCTTCGACACGTCCTGTCATCTCATGATCGCGATAGGCGTCGACGGAAAAGGTCGCTGGTTGTCCCAACCGAACTTTGCCGATGTCACTTTCACTGACCGACGCACGGATCCTCATTTGGTCGAGGTCTTTGGCCAGTAGAAACAGGCCTGGATGACCAATATTGACGTACTGACCAAGATTGGCTCGTCGATCGATCACCACGCCATCAATCGGCGAGCGCACGATCGTTTTCGACAAGCTGATTTGGGCATGGTTCACTTCGGCGGCAACTTGATCAAGCTTGGCTTGGCCCACCGCCAACTGCGCCGCTGCCATTTCATTGGCCGTCACGATCTCGTCATAGTCGCTTTGTGCATTCGTGTCTCGAAGTCGATCCGCGCGTTCGAGCGTTCGGCGAGCCTGCTCGAGTTGAGCCTGCAAGCGAGCGATGTCCGCTTGGGCGAGACGATAGGCCGCTTTGGCTTTCTGTAATGCGATTTCGTATTGTTGTGGATCGAGTTCAAACAGCACGGTGCCTTTTTTGACCCGCGATCCCACGCCGATCGATTTCTCGGGGTTGCCGGCGTCGGTTCCAAACTGCACGATTTTCCCGGCGACATCGGGTCCCACTTGCACCACTTCTTCCGGTTCGATCGTCCCCGTCGTGCCCACCGTAATCACGAGGTCGCGTCGCTGGACATTCACCGTTCGCAATTCAGGCAGCTGGTCGCTTACGCTTATCCACCGCCAAGCGACCAACCCAACCAGCACACATCCGGTCACCAAGAATCCGACGACGAGGCGAAGTAAGAACGATTTTTTTCTTGCGGGTTGACTCACGCTGCGATCCTTTGGGTTCGTTCTCGGTCGACTTGTCCATCGACCAGCTTCACGACGCGATCGGCCGCAAAGAAGTAGCGATCATCGTGGGTAATCGCCACCACGGCTCGGCCATTTCGGGTCAATTCAGGAACAATCTCGCGGTAAAAGATCTCTTTGAACGTGGGATCCTGTTCGGCCGCCCACTCATCAAACACGAACACGGGTCGCTGATCCAAACATGCGACCAACATCGCCAGCCGTTTGTGTTGGCCACGAGAAAGCTTGTTCGTTTGCAACATGCCGGTTTCAAAATCCACCTTGTCTTCGATCCCCAACAGCCGCGTCCAATGTCGCAGCAGCATTGGATTCGGATCGATCCCCATCAATCGATCAAACAAGTGGCCTTCGACAAAGACAGAGGAAAAGAGTTGGCGGTAGTCGCCCATTGCGGATTCATCAATGACTTGATTGTCCACCAGGATATCGCCGGAATGGGGTGGATACAGTCCGGTCAAAATTTTGGCGAGCGTCGTTTTACCACTGCCGTTGCCACCGACAATGAACAGGACTTCCCCAGGCAAAACCTGCAGGTCAATCGGCCCTAGATGAAACCCTTCTTCATCATCGTTGGGTGAATGATAGGTATAGGAAACCGACTGCAGCGAGATCGACCGAAACCCCGTCTCGGTCGATGCAACCGGGGGCGCAAGTGCGGGGTCAATCATCAACCCCAGCGCGTTGATCTTCTGTAATGAAATCGCTGCACGGTTCAGCGCCGGTAACCAACCGAGAATGCTGTCCAATGGACTGGTCAAATATAAAATCGTCAGCGTATAGCCCATTAGCGTTTCTGGCGTCACGGTCCACAGACGAGGCCATACGAAAAGTAGCAAACCGATCCCAATGAATAGCGAAAGCCGGCCCCAAGTGTGTGCTCCGCCAAGGATATCAGTCCCCTTGATCAACCGTTCTCGCATCGATGTATCTGCTGGCAACAACACGTCGTAGATAAATTCGACACAGCGGCGGTTGTTGGCTTTTAATTCTTTGATGCCAAAGACCATCGCTTGCAGCTGCTTGCTGACTTCGTCGCGATCTTCGCGGGCTTGCCGCAGATGATAATTCGCCCAATGCAGTCCCGTTAGATAGCTTGCAATCGCCAGCGATCCCATCAACACGGTGCAGATGGCAAGCGGAAACGAAAGACTCGCCAA contains these protein-coding regions:
- a CDS encoding glycosyltransferase; protein product: MISFTQFAILLGSTLVVWSLVHFAVAWFFEAQIVRKRLATSDDTPDCSFAPKASVLMSLRGCDPRLMLNLRGLLGQAYHDFEIIVVIDSRQDPAWQVAQEVKSTDDTADRLKIFELQEPSSTCSLKCSSLVQAAQQIRSDGEVVVLVDADVVPYPNWLRDAVRPLVIPQIGVVTGNQWYAPESTDTGGIDTGSLLRSIWNSGAIAATAINANPWAGTCAMRLADLKRSGLIEKWTTSVVDDGPIKPAFDRLGLQVYFAPQLIMVNRDQCTQAFAGRYVTRMLTWSRIYEKTFLNTVVHAVALVTLLASSMTVFAIALLSGNAIAASSMGLSMLISNLVMFAGFRSTERAVRHAIRCRSDEPPMAPMGLATSLRVFWLIPICQVAHVYWTIKAIFARQAEWRNITYRLHPQQRVEMVAYQPFVADATICMAPQRSI
- a CDS encoding sulfotransferase; its protein translation is MMHHPILVCGCPGSGTSLLAKMLRHSGVFLGADAGPINDRKFHESVSFRDANNRILSSTIDFPHSPKGVIQFRKHNERMSANLDTILRSIDAAAIQQRFWGAEDRDQPWGWKDPRNSATALVWKSHFPDLRILMLERQWRKSVATERANSLAGEWFRKQSCADIRHLYQNPVGIDRADIIYVDFDRLIASGDELNATLTALGLDHHRVENFQGFSAKVGLESPSQWVRANRA
- a CDS encoding ABC transporter permease, whose product is MIELGDICKTYQVGDVPLPVLKGITLDIEAGEYVALMGTSGSGKTTLMNLLGSLDRTTAGIYKFADLDVSSLSGSELAVFRNRHVGFVFQNFNLLPRTSALDNVLLPTLYATDDRTQAERVEYAKKLLSIVGLAGRMDHAPNQLSGGERQRVAIARALINRPQLLLADEPTGNLDSKTEQEILELFRKLNLEHRITLVVVTHDAEVAKSADRVVHMKDGIIASDQANASAYPRIDTKPTSTSEAVSLDNHAAGQVLASTINAIGVSLSSLRTNALRTVLTMLGVIIGVASVVNVMELSSGSSRAIKDTVASMGANMLNVSSTYTPSSGRRRRYVPLTPDDVALLQEQCPAVRLTAPIVHGQAQLVYGNRRCRPTFVLGSSPDYLRGRNWSEMDMGQLFSDDAVFDAEKVCVIGQTVASDLFDDEYPIGKEIRANGVSLRVVGVLQAKGGDVIGNDQDDIMLAPWTTFKYRINSRSNSISRMATFEDQMPKMQFASVKRSTRNEHLSQIYVQALTPEHVPEAREQIRQVLSRRHDVDPDVFQIQDITEVSRVTKQVVSGLSALGLIIAGVSLLVGGVGIMNIMLVSVTERTREIGLRMAVGANRNAILRQFLIEATVLCLIGGLFGIALGHASSTIIGWMMGWPNEMSFWAPIVAVGVAASVGIVFGYYPARKASMLDPIDALRYE
- a CDS encoding efflux RND transporter periplasmic adaptor subunit — translated: MVTGCVLVGLVAWRWISVSDQLPELRTVNVQRRDLVITVGTTGTIEPEEVVQVGPDVAGKIVQFGTDAGNPEKSIGVGSRVKKGTVLFELDPQQYEIALQKAKAAYRLAQADIARLQAQLEQARRTLERADRLRDTNAQSDYDEIVTANEMAAAQLAVGQAKLDQVAAEVNHAQISLSKTIVRSPIDGVVIDRRANLGQYVNIGHPGLFLLAKDLDQMRIRASVSESDIGKVRLGQPATFSVDAYRDHEMTGRVEEILLNARMHGNFVTYDVIVAIDPPDVELMPHMTADVEFEIIRRNQAWLVPTGALQWWPGAEQMEQAVATDSIVSSEDPNGPTEGESAYVWVPSENGKVRPLPVRVGIDDGVQTEVVGEGFEEALPVVVGEVKRTTLARIIPTAKTLR
- a CDS encoding cyclic peptide export ABC transporter, with the translated sequence MNLFFLMLRSSWKASLASIVLGGASGLATLGLITLIHRSFSTQNTPSAVLPTLFIAACVSVLVLQVLSKCILTRLSQSTAARLQFELCNRIMAAPLPDLEQVGPHRLLGMLQGDVGAITGALSNFPSVCASAMVLISGIGYLASLSFPLAICTVLMGSLAIASYLTGLHWANYHLRQAREDRDEVSKQLQAMVFGIKELKANNRRCVEFIYDVLLPADTSMRERLIKGTDILGGAHTWGRLSLFIGIGLLLFVWPRLWTVTPETLMGYTLTILYLTSPLDSILGWLPALNRAAISLQKINALGLMIDPALAPPVASTETGFRSISLQSVSYTYHSPNDDEEGFHLGPIDLQVLPGEVLFIVGGNGSGKTTLAKILTGLYPPHSGDILVDNQVIDESAMGDYRQLFSSVFVEGHLFDRLMGIDPNPMLLRHWTRLLGIEDKVDFETGMLQTNKLSRGQHKRLAMLVACLDQRPVFVFDEWAAEQDPTFKEIFYREIVPELTRNGRAVVAITHDDRYFFAADRVVKLVDGQVDRERTQRIAA